CTCTACTTCCTTTGTTTCCAGGTATATCTAAAGGCTGAAGAGATATTGCATAAAATGCTTCCTACCATGTGGCCTCTGCATCAGAATTAATGGTTTTTCTTTCAATAAACAGTACTGTGTGAAATTTTTTCCGCCTTTAATACACCATTATTACCATTTTTCAGAAGAGAAGTCAAAATTCACGTTTCTGATTGCTCATGAACTTGATGGTCCACTGTCATCAGTAATAGTTAAAGAATTCATAGATCTATTACTATGATAGTTAGAGGAGCCTCCATTAAGATAACTTGGTCTTGTAGGTTGGACGACTATCTTACATTGTTCCACGATCTAAGTTATAGACATACTCAACATAAGTTTGTGTCAGGAAGAGAAAAAGGTCAATTCTTTACATGTTGGAAGGCTTCGAGAAGTAGCAGAATCTCTGAGAAGAGATCATATATGTAGTTTTCTATTTCATGCAAGTCCGAATGACGAATCATCTGAAAAGATATCAATTGCATCCATTCGAGAACGTCGAACCAACATGTATTGAAGCAGCACTATGGCAAGGAGAGATGATCAAGCTTTTAGTAGCTGAATCTACCATTAATTGTatgttttcattctttttttttaatcataatggATTGTGAAGACTTAGTGCGAGTTCATTACTTTATCCTCTCCTCGGGTTCAGTTCAAAATGTACAGAGGAATCATCTGAAGAGATATCAATTGCATCCATTCGAGAACGTCAAACCAACATGTATTGAAGCAGCACTATGGCAAGGAGAGATGATCAAGCTTTTAGTAGCTGAATATACCATTAATTGTatgttttcattctttttttttaatcataatggATTGTGAAGACATAGTGCTAGTTCATTACTTTATCCTCTCCTCGGGTTTAGTTCAAAATGTACAGAGGTTGTTGATATACCTAAGCCGAACCTAAGACTTTTAAAATCTGCTGTCTACAAAAAATCttaaactataaaaatcattttttaacgtataaaaaaaactctaaaattAAGTTACTGGTAACTATAAGAAGATGATATAagttttttgtaattataagcACATTACTTCTAATGTGTCGCATAATCAGAACAGAGGGTTGTACTTTTAAATTCTTcacataaatgtattttttcaaCAGCAATGTCGcaccaaatataaataatataatgaaaacacaCATGGCTAGTGCAATCATAAATGTAATTTCTATAAACATAACTACTTGTCTCCCTACCAATATTTGAGTCAAATATCATCTTAATTCTCTGATAAACAGAAGCTTACATACACCCacaattttctttaaatttctatAAACATAACTACTTGTCGCCCTACCAATATTTGAGTCAAATATCATCTTAATTCTCTGATAAACAGAAGCTTACATACACCcacaattttcttttagttttacTCCAAAATGAAGCTTATAAGTTCACAAACAAAACACACCAAAATTGTCTCATGGCTACAAGAATCAAATCTGATGCTgcatgcaagaacaaaacaatAATTTGTTCAAATTTAAGCTCAAAAAGATTGTTACCTGAGTTGTATTCTacacctcttcttcttctctctaaTTTCTGACCACTATGTCCACTTTTGTAGAATTCTGCCCAAATTGttttactttgaaataaaacCTCTAATTTGTATTATCTGGACAGCAACATTGAAGAGAAATTTGAGGAGACATGGAGATTAATGGAGAGGAATTGTGGAGGAGAAATCAATGTAGAAGCAAATGTGGAGGAGAAGTAAACAAGGAAAGAACTAAAGTGGTATAGCGAAATTACCCATCTGCCCTTGTTCATCCTCTACAAATCTCCACAATTTAATggtaaaattacataattatccttgttaaataaagtaaaatctaAATAGGGGAGAGGAGAAAAGTGACCGACAAATCCAAAACATGTCACTATCTAGCAAATTACTATAGTCATTTTCAAAGACAATAATGTCATTTTACATAGTGATGCATGTCACAAGCTGAGCTCTTCCACCTCACAAGTGTACACCTTTTACTtgaataaagtaaaatatatatatatatNNNNNNNNNNNNNNNNNNNNNNNNNNNNNNNNNNNNNNNNNNNNNNNNNNNNNNNNNNNNNNNNNNNNNNNNNNNNNNNNNNNNNNNNNNNNNNNNNNNNNNNNNNNNNNNNNNNNNNNNNNNNNNNNNNNNNNNNNNNNNNNNNNNNNNNNNNNNNNNNNNNNNNNNNNNNNNNNNNNNNNNNNNNNNNNNNNNNNNNNNNNNNNNNNNNNNNNNNNNNNNNNNNNNNNNNNNNNNNNNNNNNNNNNNNNNNNNNNNNNNNNNNNNNNNNNNNNNNNNNNNNNNNNNNNNNNNNNNNNNNNNNNNNNNNNNNNNNNNNNNNNNNNNNNNNNNNNNNNNNNNNNNNNNNNNNNNNNNNNNNNNNNNNNNNNNNNNNNNNNNNNNNNNNNNNNNNNNNNNNNNNNNNNNNNNNNNNNNNNNNNNNNNNNNNNNNNNNNNNNNNNNNNNNNNNNNNNNNNNNNNNNNNNNNNNNNNNNNNNNNNNNNNNNNNNNNNNNNNNNNNNNNNNNNNNNNNNNNNNNNNNNNNNNNNNNNNNNNNNNNNNNNNNNNNNNNNNNNNNNNNNNNNNNNNNNNNNNNNNNNNNNNNNNNNNNNNNNNNNNNNNNNNNNNNNNNNNNNNNNNNNNNNNNNNNNNNNNNNNNNNNNNNNNNNNNNNNNNNNNNNNNNNNNNNNNNNNNNNNNNNNNNNNNNNNNNNNNNNNNNNNNNNNNNNNNNNNNNNNNNNNNNNNNNNNNNNNNNNNNNNNNNNNNNNNNNNNNNNNNNNNNNNNNNNNNNNNNNNNNNNNNNNNNNNNNNNNNNNNNNNNNNNNNNNNNNNNNNNNNNNNNNNNNNNNNNNNNNNNNNNNNNNNNNNNNNNNNNNNNNNNNNNNNNNNNNNNNNNNNNNNNNNNNNNNNNNNNNNNNNNNNNNNNNtatatatatattaattagtttaattagttTTAGGATAACCAATAGGATAATGACACGTCGTTAATGTATTTAGGTTGTTAAAGATGAAGGCAAAAAGACTCAAATGTTGATGTCAAGGGCATTTAAGGCCCAAAAGGTAGAAAAGGGTGTTTTTTTTGCCAATTTGCATAattaaaggatattttagaccattttttattatataaaatataaaatatttagataaataaataattttttaaatatttcaaaaaatagaaTTTGGTTAAAAAAGtagatttcttttaatttcaggactttggattttttttcttaagaatatttgttaaaaaatgacaaattgtAAGGCTAAATACTTTCTGAATTTCCCCCTAAAGTTACTTCTACTTTTTATGGACAAGTAGGTATCTCAATAGACTTAATTCTTGAATCTCatcttgattaatttttttttcttatattatctAAAGATTCTGATTTTGCTTGACTTTATTTTAcactattataaaatataattataaaatataataaaatacaattcTATTTTTGGTCGTCTTTCATGCTCAATTTATTATCATTGTAAAACAATCTACAAAAGTAAGTATTATATCATTTTCTAACTTGAACTTATAAATCTTGtataagatttttaattttctttttatcaaaatcaatgaaatccacatattcaaaagaaaaaaccaaaacaataaaatattttttaaggaactaatttttgtaaaattcaataattaaaaaataaatataatataaaatttataaaataatcttCCGAAACTATCATTGACACCCCTTGCAACCACACATCAACATTAGAAAAGGGGAAATTTTGTATATAGTTTAATAATGTTTGATAGCTATAATTTGCTAATTACTATACGTAGTTACATGttagagggaggagagaggtgagcgagatcaGAAGACAGAGGGGAGAGGCTAGCGAGAAAGGGCAAACAGCGGAGAGAGacaaattgtatatgtatatctgtCCAATTCTATACGTATATCTatctaaataattgtatatatataattgatatacatatgtgtttgtatatctgACGAGGGAGATtgaagagggaggagagaggcgagtaaTCTAGGGAGAGGGAGGATAGGAGCAAGTGAGACAGCGAAGAGAAGGGAGATAGGtgaactatatattatatgtatatatgttagaTTAACTACATATTGCATATATGTAACtggtatacatatatattagtaTATTTGGTGAGCAAGATTGAGAGATAGAGAGAAGAGAGATTGGAAGAGGGAGAAGAGAGATgagcgagagagggaagagAATGGAGAGAGGCTAActgtatttatatatacatatataatttgcATTTATATACAAAAGAGAAGAGAGGCGGCAAAAGTATAGCTAAAATTAAGTCGTGATCCATAATTAATTCAAAGTATATCTATGTTAGCTAATGAACTATGTGCATAATTTTCCCTAAAAGAAAACACATTGTATTTGTATGACTCCCAAGCCCAAACCAAACCCGTTCCAGTAGGAACTTTCCGGGTCGCCCCGAAATCACGtcaaaaaccctaaaccctagaaTCCATAATCCTTCGCATTTCTGTTCTTCGATTGTACCAAAATACCGTAAAACCAGAAATGCAATTCAGTAATCGGTTTGTACATTCACTCAGAAGCACTAACCGGAAATCCCATGAGTATGGGTTTTTCATGCAATTCAAAGCATCAATTTCAAGCCTGAAAGTGGCATGGCGGAAGGACCCAAAGCTAGACCAAGCCATTGAAAACGACAAGAAGTGGAAGCAGTGTGCAAGAGTTGTCAAAGAAGTGCTAAACGAGCCGGGTCAGGTAATCCCTCTTCACTATTTTGAGAAACGACGTGAAAGATTGGGGTTGCAagtaaaaatcaaaacttttcttGATTGGAACCCCGGTTTGTTTGATTTATATCTGGATCGGGTCAGACCCAAATCAGAACCGGTCTCATTTGTTCGACCCAGTGAAAGACTAAGACTATTCTTGGAAGAGGAGAGTAggatttttgttaaaaatgaatcTTTATTGGTTTCTAAATTATGTAAACTTTTGATGATGTCTAAAGATAAGGTTGTAACTGCTGATAAATTAGTACAGGTGAAGAGGGAATTCGGGTTCCCGAATGATCTTTTAGTAAATTTAGTGCCAAAATATCCGgaatattttaacttaattggTGAACCTGGGGAGGGGAAATCATTCTTGCAGTTGGTTAAATGGAACCCAGAATTTGCGAAGTCGGTGATTGAGCTAAGAGCTGAGGAGGAATCGAGGTTAACAGGAATCAGAACTAGGCCAGCATTTAACTGGAAACTTCCACCGGGTTTTTTCATTAGGAAGGAAGTGAGAGAGTGGATTCGAGATTGGATGGAGCTACCTTATGTATCACCATATGATGATGTATCGCATTTGGAACAGTCTTCACGAGAGATGGAGAAGAGGAATGTGGGGGTTTTCCACGAGTTGCTATCGCTTTCTCTTTATAAGAGGATTCCCATTCCCATTTTAGGCAAGTTTAGTGATGAGTATATGTTCTCAAATGCATTCTCAAATGTATTTACTCGGCATTCGGGGATATTCTATACTTCGTTGAAGTGTGGGATTAAAACTGCAATGCTTAGGGAAGCATACAAGGATGGTGAGCTGATAGATCGAGACCCACTTCTTGAGATCAAAGACAAATTTCTTGAGTTACTTGCTGAGGGCCACAAACAGAAAGATGAGCTCTTGAGATTGCAGGGAGAGATGGTTCAGAAGGACATGGAAATGATGGCAGTCAGCAATAATGATCTAGACTACCACAAATGTGAAGAGGAAGATGCTGTGCTTTGATTGCTAACGTCATCTTGAAAGGCAGGCTGGGTGTATGTATAATTGCTAGTGATGTCAGAAAAGGAGGCCTAGTATGTAGTTTCGCAAGCCAAAGCCCGATATAATTTCCTGGGTTTCTGTGAggggattttgattttgaagatgcTACAACTCAAAGAAGActcttttttataaaagaagCCAAAAGATGCCTTGCATATGATTCAGTTGTTTATATCAAGTCATTCTTTTCTCCGCAAAATTATACTTGCCTCAGGATCTGGGTTTTACCATACTCTTGTGCAAACTCTTGTTATAATGGTGACTGCCGACTCACAAAGCAGAGAGTTCTGGGAAATGTGCCACTGCTCATTTTCAGTTATATTATCAGAATAAATATGATCTAGTAGATACTGTGTTGCTAAGCAACTGCATCTTTTCAGATTTTCGGGACAATTTGTCGAGAAGCACAGCTTCACAAATTTGTATCAACATTCTCAGTCTGAAAATTTATTGCTTCTTACGGTAATCTATGTTCGACCTGACAATCTCCTCTTTTTCTTCGAGCTGACAACTATTCACATGGTTTGACACCAACTGTTACTGCAGTCGTTACATTTTTATAACCTTCTTTGGCATGCATCTCTTTCTTTCTCTCCACTCCCATACCCTCACATCTCTCATTTTTAAGCTCGTTTGTTTCCCATCCATTATCTTTAGAGCTGCACGAGTTGCTATGGATATTATGTATGGGATGAAATGATGAGAACTTAACCATCTCTCTCCTTTTGCCCCATGACGGAGGATAATACTGACATATCTTCAACTTactctctttttcctttttcttgttGATCAGCTATCTTCCATTTACTACTAAGccaataatcatttttggacTTTCTGATTTTATCAAGTTCCGTTCCTGCCTCCTGGTCTGCCCatattcaaaaattgaaaaatctatCCAACCAAAATATAGCAGATGGAGCTGGATATTTGTCCTAAAAGCCTTTTAGCAATTGTTACTTTCATCTGGTTCATCGTGCATGGTTCAGTGAATAGTTGCAACTTGCAAACTGTTGAGAGCACCTATGAAACCTAACATAGCTTCTGAACTGAGATTCTATGTCTCCACATCGGAACAGAATGCTTCAATGCCGATTGGGGTCACCCACAGGACAAATTCCATCCAGTGTGTAGCCAGAGATTAGATTTGCTCTTTATGCAACAAGTTGGAAGTTCCAATAttattcagaaaaaaaaaacattttgagtGCATTTTCCTCTTGCAGGCATCGTCAATTCAATGTGGATGGTTCCATTGGAAGGGAGAAGTGAGCATTGATGATGAAGAATTCACAGTAAATTAGAGTGTTGCCAAATGGAGTATGGTGTGCTGTTGCGAATTTACCAATATAACATGGTTTTGTGGACGAGGCAACCCTCGTATAGACCCAGTGCATAATGAGAGATGGTGATGCCAGGATCGTGGGACTAGAGATATCATATGAGGCAATGAAATCATTGATCATATACCAAATTAGCACAATTTTGACAATATGCACTATTTGGATCTCCTGGGATTGTCATAGCTGCCAGAAACTATCACATGTATTTGCTTCTAGTTTCTTGAAAGTCCAATATTTTACGATCTCAAAGTTTCCTGAAGAGTTCCAATTTGTAATttgatttcataaatatatcGTTGAGGGCTGTACTTAGTGGACCTGCATTTATCTGTTGGCATTGGAAGTATATTATGTTTATAGCAAACTCCTTCATCCCGCTACATCATTTTTTTTCGACAACTATAGCCAAGCTTATGTATTAAGGGTGTCTCACATCTGTACCTCAATAATGCTGACCTATGTACTCATGTCACAATTTGTGTCTGTGCAGGAAACAGAGTCATTTTTGTTTATTCAACCCTTTCTTATCACCAAGGCTTACAGTCTACTAGTGATATTGGCGGGAGTCTTCCACACAATAAGTGTGAGTTTGATTCTTGCTATCGTCCTTCCCCTTTCATTGATTTCCCATAGTAATAGAAATTCTTATTGTATTTGAGCAGTTGTTAGAAATAAAACCCAGACCCTTCTCATTGTGAATGATATATCTTATAGTTTGCTTTGTCTTTATGTTTTTCAACAGGTAATAGTTTTGTCTAATTCTGTATTCTATATGCTTTTACTTGTTCGGAGAGATCTTTGATTTTGGAACAAGATCTGATCCTATGATCTAGCTATAACATTGCATACAGTTAAATAGTTTAGAATAATAAGCTGATCGGAAACATCGGATGTGGTGATTTCTCTCTTATGACATTACTCATTCTTCCCCTTCCTCAACAGGTCCTAGATAAGGAGTACTGGAAATATACAAGAAAAGGAtggatttttaatatttctgtttatttgtttatgtttttactaGTTAGGAAGGTTTCAGTTGAATCAATTTTTGTGTTTCTCAAGTAAACATTACCTGAGAAAAAATTATCCTTCACACAAAAAGAATGAGGCTTCCTCAACCATTGACCTAATACGCTCTACTGCAGGTATGTACCTATTCACTCATATctgtttttcaatttcttttggcTGATGAAACCTGAAAATCAATACCTAACTTGATGACATGAAAAACTTGTGATGCTGGTTTAGTCTATATAAGTGAAACTGAAAGATAGATTGTTGGCAGGAGTAAGTACTTCACTTTCTAACTGTTAGTAAGTAACATAGCAAAGACCTTGAAAGCTGTTTTTTTCTTGTGTCAGTAGAAGAACGTTGTGTCAATCACGGAGATGGACATGCATAACATTTCGAAGATAGTATTGATTGTGGCATTATTCCTAGTGGTGCACCCAAGTGGATCAAGAAGCCAATGGGTGACTAACCAACCTAGTCCTCTCTGTCCTTCTCAATTTGCACTTGTGAATCATGCATGTTCATTGCTTCCATTAAATCCGGCGTCTCCACCATCTCCACCATCCCCTTTTCTGCTAGTTTCCCCACCACCTCCTCCCGGCTCTTCAGAAAGAAGACACAGACGCAGGCATGATCATCACCACGAGTACAAGGAAAGTTCTGCAGAAGAGAACTGCTGCAGGTGGATGAAACAAGTCGACAGCGAATGTGTCTGTGATCTGCTGGTTCGTTTGCCTCTGTTCCTGTCTAGGCCTGTCCACCAGTACACAGTCTTGGTTGATCCAGGTTGCAACATTACGTTCGAGTGCGGTTCGAGGGGGGCCGATAGTCATATGCTACCCCCTCACCCATGATGCACCATCTCAACATACCTTGACTTGTGGTGTTTTAAGTTTATTAACTACATttcttcaaatgaaaaaaaagtataagaaagtAGAGTAACCTAGTATTTTCATTTAATGCTTGATTAAAAAGAAATCTGTAATGTGTTAGTTgaagtaaaagaaataaaacttATGTGATCGTCTACATTGAATTTTGTGCTAATCTTTGTAACTTCCCACTCCCTCTGTCTCTTGTCTCAACTTAAGTGTTTTAGGTTTACTAGATACAACGTTTAAGAAATTAATGAAGATTTTCGAAttgtaatttaaatatgtttttatggtccTTTAGATCttgcaattttaattttaaacttgtCAGATAAGATATTGAAAATGGAAAATTTACCAAATGTAACACACTCAGCTCAAATTGAGAAATCCCTTTTTTGCAAGAAGATAGATCTAGAATAGGTTTGTGAGTTtaacttaatttattattttcaattcgAATTATGCATATAGGATACAATTCTTCTCAATTTGTTCTAaccatgataaaaaaattacaaatagaCAATCCCAAAATTCTACTTACACTACATTAAATATAATTGTGgttgataataataaaaaaggattTATATACTTCTCTCTTTTTCGATTTTCTCCTGTTggtaaataattattaaaaaaatgatagacaAGTACATtaatcttttttccttttattgtttattaattttattttaattagtacAGCTAGAATTTTGAGATTGCCAAATCTTTTGGGAGCAAATATATGAAACTATTATAGTTCTACTTCTAATCATGGTTAGCTAATTAAACTTGACTCTTTAATTCTGAATTGAGACACGTATCTTTTATTGAGATaagaacttgaaaaataaatacaaaatgaaaaataaaaaaaaaatctcgtTTATACGTATATAtgcaacaaaagaaatatatatacataaattatatttagtttGAACTCACCATTTTCTGTAACGTATCCACGATAAATAGAATTTGAAAAGACACCACTATCTTTGGCCTTACATCTGGTGGGCAAATActtaatgttaaaaaaatagCTTGTGCTAAgtcaatcaaataaatatactCTATTCTTTGTaccaataatcaatatatactaTAGTTCATATAACCACTACTACTACTagtaccaaaataaataaataaatatagccACTACTAAATTTGATGGGACTTTTCCTCTTTCTAaagaaatgtttaaaaaattaagaacatGATTGTTAAAATCTCAAATTatatgggggggggggtgtAACTTGTTAAATTCACTATCCACAAATAGCACACATGTGGAATAAAGTAGTGTTTGACTAATAAAGTATCATAGTataccaaaataataatatgaaattacatgCTGATTATGACTGATTTGATTGATTTATCTAAGTTTATTCCCACCTTACCAAAATTGCTTATACTATTCATAAGGAAGTATAACTacaatagaaaacaaaaagaagaaccTCATGCTTTCCTAcaatttgtattgtataaaaaaatagagatactataatacttttttacttgatttcaattaaaaactaaatgctccatataaaaaaaaatatttacatatttattttgagatttttttttataagaaatagGCGTttgaataatcaataaaattgcTTTTAAATGGacgtaaaaataatttttctgttattggaaagaaactaaaaatttctATTTCTTAAAAAAGGCAAAAGCAAAAACTTATCAAGACCAAAATATTCCTTCTATATTTACATAGTTATCAACATACTCataagtttggttaagtttcaTTTAAgaatcttatttttatataataaattttctattttcgttgatgtttattattattattattattattattattattattattattattattatttcaaattgtatataaatcACCATCTTAATATTAAGcccatatttaattatttttatttatctatataatattgattgaaaaatgaatatgtacattttaatttaataaaaataaaactttaagtagaactttttgaatatatattcaaaacaatttctctctataaaataattttaatattaaaaatacattaatacTTGTCCTTTTGTATAATTTGACtcttaaaaatacttttttttaaaaaaaaaagattagtcAAATTCACTTTGCTTATCAAAAGCACTTTACAAATATATTAGCCAAAcaaaaattgttttatttttctttccaaaaagacTTTTCTAAaaagctttttttttaaaaaaaaaaaatgcttcTAAAAAATAAGCAGTTTTAGCACCAATGCCAATCTAGCTCTAATTTTCGCAATGCACATTTTAACATCTCACTTTGTATTCATGTCTCACTTGTTTTCTCTAATTTACAAAATGATAATCTAAacacttttataatttattattttaattataaaaaaattattcatactatatatatatatatatatcataaagttcattttaaaaaaacttaaattcatGAATCATCGACCTGAaccaataaaaatttaagtaatcAATCaactaaattataaaaaaagttcAATTAGTAACCATAGGCTTCATTTTCCCAATACTATTGCATAGTGATAATGGAACCTGCACTTCCATTGTGTAGCAAAATATCTGCAactattattatgttatatatgatGTCTagtcacaaaaaataaaaacaaaaattgattattttttttttgtgtgatttCTTGATACTAGCAATCCCATCCAACTAATAAAAATGCAACGGATCTTATCCTTCTGATATACACAAATTGTAAATGAAAGCTACTTCATATCTTATGTGGGGGCAGTGTGTACAAAATACTCTGtcgttttaatttatgtcaTATTATTTAGCTAAATATAACGTTTAAGAAAAGATCAAACATGAAACTTTAATTTTAAGCagattataatatttgtatgattataatttttttatcaagagTAACCAATTAACCCCTCCATTTTTTGtgatatatatgttattattattattagagaaaagtatctaaaatatttttaaatttgatataaattattagttttgatCCCAAATTATTAATAACTTTAACAATATTCCTCTGTTTGATTAACTAAACTTAGATACAACCCTGATCTGTCTTATGACATAACAAATAATGTCAAACTATTGTAGGAGCATGAAATAACTCTTAGTAAAAAGATGAGATAAGTGTTTGAAAAGAGTGGGGGAGCCACCTTACAATTAGGGGGTTCATGCGAAACCCCTTCgacggaaaattatattatttacacatggttaaaataactttttaggTATATAGTATATGCGGCTACTTCGtgtgtctattttttttagattttgaactcTCTTATTGAAAATCTGACTCCGCCACTGGTTGAAAACGCTCCTAGACTTAGTGAAACTTTAAGATTGTATATCACTCATTGCAAGATCCAAAATATGTTTAAGTTCAGctagtcaaataaaataatgttttttaaaactgataataatttagaaataactCGTACAAAATTTAAGAGCGTTTTTCAAGACTTctcttattaattattactaATAAGTTAAGCTATATGATACTGACTTATAAGAATAATATAACTACAAGATTTAAAAGcatacttttaatatattataaacaCCTTCATTTTAAGTTTATACTATTCTAAAAATTCTTTTGGACTCTCATCCAAACATTGCAATTAAACTAAGACATGTAATTAAAATAGGAGTAGTAATTAATTAGTtcttaatcataaaagaaatacTACTTGCAAATAGGGCTGTGTATTGAT
The nucleotide sequence above comes from Solanum pennellii chromosome 9, SPENNV200. Encoded proteins:
- the LOC107029222 gene encoding protein WHAT'S THIS FACTOR 1 homolog, chloroplastic — encoded protein: MQFSNRFVHSLRSTNRKSHEYGFFMQFKASISSLKVAWRKDPKLDQAIENDKKWKQCARVVKEVLNEPGQVIPLHYFEKRRERLGLQVKIKTFLDWNPGLFDLYLDRVRPKSEPVSFVRPSERLRLFLEEESRIFVKNESLLVSKLCKLLMMSKDKVVTADKLVQVKREFGFPNDLLVNLVPKYPEYFNLIGEPGEGKSFLQLVKWNPEFAKSVIELRAEEESRLTGIRTRPAFNWKLPPGFFIRKEVREWIRDWMELPYVSPYDDVSHLEQSSREMEKRNVGVFHELLSLSLYKRIPIPILGKFSDEYMFSNAFSNVFTRHSGIFYTSLKCGIKTAMLREAYKDGELIDRDPLLEIKDKFLELLAEGHKQKDELLRLQGEMVQKDMEMMAVSNNDLDYHKCEEEDAVL
- the LOC107029223 gene encoding uncharacterized protein LOC107029223, which encodes MDMHNISKIVLIVALFLVVHPSGSRSQWVTNQPSPLCPSQFALVNHACSLLPLNPASPPSPPSPFLLVSPPPPPGSSERRHRRRHDHHHEYKESSAEENCCRWMKQVDSECVCDLLVRLPLFLSRPVHQYTVLVDPGCNITFECGSRGADSHMLPPHP